A genomic window from Camelus ferus isolate YT-003-E chromosome 9, BCGSAC_Cfer_1.0, whole genome shotgun sequence includes:
- the SBK2 gene encoding serine/threonine-protein kinase SBK2 isoform X1, giving the protein MPGKHSNEEQLAMGSAENRADEDLGSLTAEELRQGQKAALVLEDTMALSAQTLVQAEVDELYQQVRPLGQGRFGQVLLVTHRQKGTTLALKQLPKASTSLRGFLYEFCVGLSLGPHPAIVAAYGIGVESADSYSFLTEPVLHGDLIAFIQPKVGLPQPAAQRCAVQLASALEHIHSLGLVYRDLKPENVLVCDPACRRVKLTDFGHTRPRGTLLRLAGPPIPYTAPELCGPPPLPEGLPIQPALDAWALGVLLFCLLTGYFPWDQPLAEADPFYEDFVIWQASGQPQDRPQPWFGLTPVADTLLWGLLDPHPRRRSPVSSVRGYLGQPWRQREGETEEVYKGDTE; this is encoded by the exons ATGCCTGGCAAACATTCAAATGAGGAACAGTTGGCGATGGGGTCTGCAGAGAACAGAGCTGATGAGGACCTGGGGAGCCTCACGGCAGAGGAGCTGCGTCAGGGCCAGAAGGCGGCCCTGGTGCTGGAGGACACGATGGCCCTGAGCGCCCAGACCCTGGTCCAAGCCGAGGTGGATGAGCTCTACCAGCAAGTGCGTCCCTTGGGCCAGGGCCGCTTCGGCCAGGTCCTGCTGGTCACTCACCGTCAGAAAG GCACAACCCTGGCCCTGAAGCAGCTCCCCAAGGCCTCCACTTCCCTGCGCGGCTTCCTGTACGAGTTCTGTGTgggcctctccctgggcccccaTCCGGCCATCGTGGCGGCCTACGGCATTGGCGTCGAGTCAGCCGACTCCTACAGCTTCCTGACCGAGCCTGTCCTGCACGGGGACCTCATCGCCTTCATCCAGCCCAAG GTGGGCCTCCCGCAGCCCGCGGCCCAGCGCTGCGCGGTCCAGCTGGCCTCGGCCCTGGAGCACATCCACTCCCTCGGCCTGGTGTACCGGGACCTCAAGCCGGAGAACGTGCTGGTGTGCGACCCGGCCTGCCGGCGGGTCAAGCTGACCGACTTCGGCCACACGCGGCCCCGCGGGACCCTGCTCCGCCTGGCCGGGCCGCCCATCCCCTACACGGCGCCCGAGCTCTGCggccccccgcccctcccggaGGGCCTGCCCATCCAGCCTGCCCTGGACGCGTGGGCACTGGGGGTCCTGCTGTTCTGCCTCCTCACTGGCTACTTCCCCTGGGACCAGCCCCTGGCCGAGGCTGACCCCTTCTATGAGGACTTTGTCATCTGGCAGGCCTCGGGCCAACCCCAGGACCGTCCCCAGCCCTGGTTTGGCCTGACGCCCGTGGCAGACACTCTCCTATGGGGGCTGCTGGACCCACACCCCCGAAGGAGGAGCCCCGTGAGCTCTGTCCGGGGCTACCTTGGGCAACCCTGGAGGCAGCGGGAGGGGGAAACAGAGGAGGTGTACAAGGGAGACACAGAatga
- the SBK3 gene encoding uncharacterized serine/threonine-protein kinase SBK3, whose amino-acid sequence MELRDPKNHEDGDPEEDTATALQRLVELTATRVTPVRNLRVQYRLIRKLGSGSYGRVLLARHRQGGPAVALKLLPRDSVLRTTFLREFCVGRCVSSHPGLLQTLPGPLETPRHFAFAQEYAPCGDLSGMLQERALPELLVKRVVAQLAGALDFLHGRGLVHADVKPDNVLVFDPVCSRVALGDLGLTRPEGSPTPAPPGPLPSAPPELCLLLPPDTLPLRPAVDSWGLGVLLFCAATACFPWDVALAPDPEFEAFAGWMTTKPQPPQPPPPWDQFAPPALALLQGLLDLDPETRSPPLTVLDFLGDDWGLTGNKERARGLGRMSSEDVEEEEERGASLEEWSEEEDGNKSGGRMGTDGGEP is encoded by the exons ATGGAGCTCAGGGACCCCAAGAACCACGAGGATGGGGACCCGGAG GAGGACACAGCCACGGCCCTCCAACGGCTCGTGGAGCTGACGGCCACCAGGGTGACCCCAGTGAGGAATCTGCGTGTTCAGTATCGCCTCATCCGAAAACTCGGCTCCGGCTCCTATGGCCGCGTGCTCCTTGCCCGGCATCGCCAAGGGG GTCCGGCTGTAGCTCTGAAGCTCCTACCTCGGGACTCGGTCCTGAGAACCACCTTCCTGAGAGAGTTCTGCGTAGGCCGCTGTGTGTCATCTCATCCAGGCCTGCTCCAGACCCTGCCGGGCCCCCTGGAGACACCCCGACACTTTGCCTTCGCCCAGGAGTATGCACCCTGTGGGGATCTCAGCGGGATGCTGCAGGAACGG GCCCTCCCAGAACTGCTGGTAAAGCGGGTGGTGGCCCAGCTAGCTGGAGCCCTGGACTTCCTCCACGGCCGGGGGCTGGTCCACGCAGATGTCAAGCCAGACAACGTGCTGGTCTTTGACCCAGTCTGCAGCCGTGTGGCCCTGGGTGACCTGGGTCTGACCCGGCCTGAGGGCAGTCCAACCCCTGCCCCCCCAGGGCCACTGCCCTCCGCCCCAcctgagctctgcctcctgctgccaCCTGACACCCTTCCCCTGCGACCAGCAGTGGACTCCTGGGGCTTGGGGGTGCTTCTCTTCTGCGCCGCCACTGCCTGCTTCCCATGGGATGTGGCGCTGGCCCCTGACCCTGAGTTCGAGGCCTTTGCTGGCTGGATGACCACCAAGCCCCAGCCACCTCAACCACCCCCCCCTTGGGACCAGTTTGCGCCCCCAGCTCTGGCATTGCTCCAGGGGCTTCTGGACCTGGATCCTGAGACTAGAAGTCCCCCACTGACTGTCCTGGATTTCCTGGGGGATGACTGGGGGTTAACGGGGAACAAAGAGAGAGCTAGGGGCCTGGGGAGGATGtccagtgaggatgtggaggaggaggaagagaggggagcaaGCCTGGAAGAGTGGTCAGAGGAGGAGGATGGCAACAAAAGTGGTGGGAGGATGGGGACAGATGGGGGAGAGCCCTGA
- the SBK2 gene encoding serine/threonine-protein kinase SBK2 isoform X2 produces the protein MPGKHSNEEQLAMGSAENRADEDLGSLTAEELRQGQKAALVLEDTMALSAQTLVQAEVDELYQQVRPLGQGRFGQVLLVTHRQKGPSIRVAANGTTLALKQLPKASTSLRGFLYEFCVGLSLGPHPAIVAAYGIGVESADSYSFLTEPVLHGDLIAFIQPKVGLPQPAAQRCAVQLASALEHIHSLGLVYRDLKPENVLVCDPACRRVKLTDFGHTRPRGTLLRLAGPPIPYTAPELCGPPPLPEGLPIQPALDAWALGVLLFCLLTGYFPWDQPLAEADPFYEDFVIWQASGQPQDRPQPWFGLTPVADTLLWGLLDPHPRRRSPVSSVRGYLGQPWRQREGETEEVYKGDTE, from the exons ATGCCTGGCAAACATTCAAATGAGGAACAGTTGGCGATGGGGTCTGCAGAGAACAGAGCTGATGAGGACCTGGGGAGCCTCACGGCAGAGGAGCTGCGTCAGGGCCAGAAGGCGGCCCTGGTGCTGGAGGACACGATGGCCCTGAGCGCCCAGACCCTGGTCCAAGCCGAGGTGGATGAGCTCTACCAGCAAGTGCGTCCCTTGGGCCAGGGCCGCTTCGGCCAGGTCCTGCTGGTCACTCACCGTCAGAAAG gtccatccatccgtgttgctgcaaatg GCACAACCCTGGCCCTGAAGCAGCTCCCCAAGGCCTCCACTTCCCTGCGCGGCTTCCTGTACGAGTTCTGTGTgggcctctccctgggcccccaTCCGGCCATCGTGGCGGCCTACGGCATTGGCGTCGAGTCAGCCGACTCCTACAGCTTCCTGACCGAGCCTGTCCTGCACGGGGACCTCATCGCCTTCATCCAGCCCAAG GTGGGCCTCCCGCAGCCCGCGGCCCAGCGCTGCGCGGTCCAGCTGGCCTCGGCCCTGGAGCACATCCACTCCCTCGGCCTGGTGTACCGGGACCTCAAGCCGGAGAACGTGCTGGTGTGCGACCCGGCCTGCCGGCGGGTCAAGCTGACCGACTTCGGCCACACGCGGCCCCGCGGGACCCTGCTCCGCCTGGCCGGGCCGCCCATCCCCTACACGGCGCCCGAGCTCTGCggccccccgcccctcccggaGGGCCTGCCCATCCAGCCTGCCCTGGACGCGTGGGCACTGGGGGTCCTGCTGTTCTGCCTCCTCACTGGCTACTTCCCCTGGGACCAGCCCCTGGCCGAGGCTGACCCCTTCTATGAGGACTTTGTCATCTGGCAGGCCTCGGGCCAACCCCAGGACCGTCCCCAGCCCTGGTTTGGCCTGACGCCCGTGGCAGACACTCTCCTATGGGGGCTGCTGGACCCACACCCCCGAAGGAGGAGCCCCGTGAGCTCTGTCCGGGGCTACCTTGGGCAACCCTGGAGGCAGCGGGAGGGGGAAACAGAGGAGGTGTACAAGGGAGACACAGAatga